One Deltaproteobacteria bacterium DNA window includes the following coding sequences:
- a CDS encoding FAD-binding protein, with protein MLDRKLYRRLEEILGPENISARVEDLHLYAYDGTGQVHLPEAVAWPGTTAQVAALVTLAAEHGLPVVARGAGSGMTGGALPIAGGVVCVMTRFNRIIKIDTVNLTAVVEPGVITADFQAAVEKEGLFYPPDPASREFSTLGGNAAENAGGTRAVKYGVTRDYILGLEVVLGTGEIIQTGVQTPKGVVGYDLTRLLVGSEGTLGIITRLTMRLLPRPEAKETMLAFFARLSGAAETVAAITAARIIPSTLEFMDRASLDCVKDYASMEVDPRAGAMLLIETDGPLDQARAEAHTITDLCQKHGAQIVRQAKNSAEAEAMWQARRAISPALAKVATGKLNEDIVVPRSLIPDMIARLEDIGRHHGLNIINFGHAGDGNIHTNIMYDAKDQDQTAAAQAALKEVFSATLELGGTISGEHGIGITKAGFIGLEVKPAALALMKRLKTAFDPKGILNPGKIFPASDPRDDLH; from the coding sequence ATGTTAGATCGTAAACTCTATCGCCGTCTAGAAGAAATCCTTGGCCCGGAAAATATTTCCGCCCGGGTTGAAGACCTGCACCTGTATGCCTATGACGGGACCGGCCAGGTCCACCTTCCCGAAGCCGTGGCCTGGCCCGGGACCACTGCTCAGGTGGCGGCCCTGGTGACCCTGGCCGCTGAACACGGTTTGCCGGTCGTAGCCAGGGGGGCTGGTTCCGGGATGACCGGCGGGGCCCTGCCCATTGCCGGGGGCGTGGTCTGCGTCATGACGCGCTTTAACCGGATTATCAAGATTGACACCGTCAACCTGACGGCCGTGGTCGAACCGGGGGTGATCACGGCTGACTTTCAGGCGGCGGTGGAAAAGGAAGGGCTTTTTTACCCGCCGGACCCGGCCAGCCGTGAATTTTCGACCCTCGGCGGGAACGCGGCCGAGAACGCCGGAGGCACCAGGGCCGTGAAGTACGGTGTCACCCGGGATTACATCCTGGGCCTGGAAGTGGTCCTGGGCACCGGGGAGATCATTCAGACCGGAGTCCAGACTCCCAAGGGCGTGGTAGGATACGACCTGACGCGGCTTCTGGTCGGGTCTGAAGGCACCCTGGGCATCATCACCCGATTGACCATGCGCCTCCTGCCGCGGCCCGAGGCTAAAGAAACCATGCTAGCCTTTTTCGCCAGGCTTTCAGGAGCGGCGGAAACCGTGGCCGCAATTACCGCGGCGCGCATCATTCCTTCCACCCTTGAATTCATGGACCGGGCCTCGCTAGACTGTGTCAAGGATTATGCCAGCATGGAAGTGGACCCCAGGGCCGGGGCCATGCTCCTGATCGAAACCGACGGCCCTCTCGACCAGGCCAGAGCGGAAGCGCACACGATTACAGATCTGTGCCAGAAGCACGGGGCGCAAATCGTCCGCCAGGCAAAGAACAGCGCCGAGGCAGAGGCGATGTGGCAGGCGCGGCGGGCCATTTCGCCAGCCCTGGCCAAAGTGGCCACTGGCAAGTTAAATGAAGACATCGTTGTGCCGCGCAGCCTCATCCCGGATATGATCGCCCGGCTGGAAGACATCGGCCGCCACCACGGGTTGAACATCATCAACTTCGGCCATGCCGGGGACGGGAACATCCACACTAACATCATGTATGACGCCAAAGACCAGGATCAGACCGCCGCGGCGCAGGCGGCGCTCAAGGAGGTATTCTCGGCCACCCTGGAACTGGGCGGCACCATCTCCGGAGAGCACGGAATCGGGATCACCAAAGCGGGCTTTATCGGCCTGGAGGTTAAGCCGGCGGCCCTGGCCTTAATGAAGCGCCTTAAGACCGCGTTCGATCCAAAAGGCATCCTGAACCCGGGAAAGATCTTCCCCGCCTCAGACCCCAGGGATGACCTCCATTGA
- a CDS encoding (Fe-S)-binding protein gives MITTRQELEEALEKCVRCGRCLANCPIYKITGREGSSARGKLALLTAELRGEADLAGRMKDLLSLCLLCGACNEDCANEVMADELIQAGRTLALKGRGLPAVKRLLAKDLMSRGALTRAALSSRSLLLKNVPPESGLHFRFPLPGMDPDRWLPPLAPQPFLDTHSHSQTHESSGDGPRVALFVGCVSNFLRPASAQAAVRILEAAGARVIIPPDQVCCGKPASGAGDAKTALYLARKNLAAFDPAQYDFLVAFCATCSEQLKRYPYLEGLEVSESWASRVRDMNELLVKDLDWRPEPGHSMAEDAPLRVFYHDPCHLRRKQGLFEEPRALIQSLPGVELVGADQPLVCCGYGGLFNLWHYPLSQDIFFQRMESITPFEPDAIVTACSGCLLQFEDGIRRLGLETRILSLVELMASRGLDKPEA, from the coding sequence TTGATCACGACCCGTCAGGAGTTAGAGGAGGCTCTTGAAAAGTGCGTCCGATGCGGGCGCTGTCTGGCGAACTGCCCCATCTATAAGATTACCGGGCGGGAGGGTTCATCGGCGCGAGGCAAGCTGGCCTTGCTTACGGCTGAACTGAGAGGGGAGGCCGATCTGGCCGGGCGGATGAAAGACCTCCTGTCTCTTTGCCTCTTGTGCGGCGCGTGCAACGAAGACTGCGCCAACGAGGTCATGGCTGATGAGCTTATCCAGGCCGGGCGAACCCTGGCCCTCAAAGGCCGCGGCCTGCCTGCCGTCAAGCGTCTTCTTGCTAAGGACCTCATGTCTCGCGGAGCCCTGACCCGGGCCGCCCTTTCAAGCCGCTCCTTACTGCTGAAAAACGTGCCGCCTGAAAGCGGGCTTCACTTCCGTTTCCCCCTGCCAGGTATGGACCCGGACCGCTGGCTGCCGCCCCTGGCCCCGCAGCCCTTCCTGGACACTCATTCTCATTCCCAAACGCATGAATCGTCCGGGGATGGGCCTCGCGTGGCCCTGTTCGTGGGATGCGTCTCCAACTTTCTCCGCCCGGCGTCGGCCCAGGCCGCGGTTCGTATCCTGGAGGCGGCCGGGGCGCGGGTCATCATCCCGCCAGACCAGGTCTGCTGCGGCAAACCGGCTTCTGGAGCCGGTGACGCTAAAACGGCCCTGTACCTGGCCCGGAAAAACCTGGCCGCTTTTGACCCGGCTCAATATGACTTTCTGGTCGCCTTTTGCGCCACCTGCTCCGAACAGCTAAAGAGATATCCGTATCTGGAGGGCCTGGAGGTAAGCGAAAGCTGGGCGAGCCGGGTGCGGGACATGAACGAGCTTCTGGTCAAAGACCTTGACTGGAGGCCGGAACCCGGCCACTCCATGGCAGAGGACGCGCCTTTGCGTGTCTTTTACCACGATCCCTGTCACCTGCGCCGCAAGCAGGGCCTTTTCGAAGAGCCCAGGGCCCTGATTCAGTCTCTGCCCGGGGTGGAGCTGGTCGGGGCTGACCAGCCACTGGTTTGCTGCGGCTACGGCGGCCTGTTCAACCTCTGGCATTACCCCTTGAGCCAGGATATCTTTTTCCAGAGGATGGAATCCATTACCCCCTTTGAGCCGGACGCCATCGTGACCGCCTGCTCAGGCTGTTTGCTTCAATTCGAGGACGGAATTCGAAGGCTGGGCTTAGAAACGAGGATATTGAGCCTGGTTGAGCTAATGGCCTCCCGGGGCCTGGATAAACCAGAGGCCTGA
- a CDS encoding S8 family serine peptidase, giving the protein MKKATLLLLLAVLVILSLSAQGWSGIKRRPIEREVDEQPIYWYEREVKKQAWMALDEMAVFASNEKMTRAARDLVVQQLPEGTAITESSDFIMYLKLPAPLKRARITERLSSVRTLESVRQTSPVFYTSKDRASGTRLVLTGEIIVQFPQEYTEGEIVGIEEEYGINRLKAFSFAPNTFLYQAGDPLHSLEVANDLYESGRANYAYPNWIRKRAKRAAPNDSLYPDQWHLNNTGQFGGTAGEDVNVASVWDTYRGSASEVIAVVDDGLEIGHEDLSDNIVAGISWDFVGSDNDPSPVLDIDDHGTAVAGVAAGVGFNAKGITGAAPGAGLVGLRLLGPNQTDAKEATALSWEP; this is encoded by the coding sequence ATGAAAAAAGCGACTTTGCTCCTGCTCCTGGCTGTCCTGGTAATCCTTAGCCTCAGTGCTCAAGGATGGTCTGGCATTAAAAGAAGACCGATTGAACGGGAGGTTGATGAGCAGCCCATCTACTGGTACGAACGGGAAGTCAAAAAGCAAGCCTGGATGGCCTTAGATGAGATGGCCGTCTTCGCGAGCAATGAAAAGATGACAAGGGCTGCACGCGATCTAGTCGTGCAGCAGCTTCCCGAAGGCACGGCCATTACGGAAAGCAGCGATTTCATAATGTACCTCAAGCTGCCCGCGCCTCTTAAGCGAGCGCGGATCACAGAAAGGCTCTCCTCGGTCAGAACCCTGGAAAGCGTCAGGCAAACCAGCCCGGTCTTTTACACCAGCAAGGACAGGGCCTCAGGCACGCGGCTCGTGCTGACCGGCGAGATCATCGTCCAGTTCCCTCAGGAGTATACCGAAGGCGAGATTGTCGGTATCGAGGAGGAATACGGGATCAATCGCTTGAAGGCCTTCTCCTTTGCGCCGAACACCTTTCTGTACCAGGCCGGTGACCCCCTGCACTCCCTGGAGGTTGCCAATGATCTTTACGAATCCGGGCGCGCCAACTACGCTTATCCCAACTGGATTCGGAAGCGGGCCAAACGCGCCGCGCCGAACGACTCCCTTTACCCGGACCAGTGGCATCTCAATAATACCGGCCAATTCGGCGGCACGGCCGGAGAGGACGTCAATGTCGCCTCGGTCTGGGACACCTATCGCGGCTCTGCCAGCGAGGTCATCGCCGTGGTGGATGACGGGCTGGAGATCGGCCATGAAGACCTGAGCGATAATATCGTGGCTGGCATAAGCTGGGATTTCGTGGGAAGCGACAACGATCCAAGCCCGGTCCTGGATATTGACGACCATGGCACTGCTGTGGCCGGTGTGGCGGCCGGGGTGGGATTCAACGCCAAAGGCATAACCGGGGCCGCGCCGGGGGCCGGTCTGGTCGGCCTGCGCCTGCTCGGCCCCAATCAGACGGACGCCAAGGAAGCTACTGCCTTGAGCTGGGAGCCCCA